The following proteins come from a genomic window of Malus domestica chromosome 02, GDT2T_hap1:
- the LOC139193784 gene encoding very-long-chain aldehyde decarbonylase CER1-like: MATTPGILTEWPWTPLGSFKHVVVAPWIIHGTYSYFANDEEDKDLSYFLIFPLILWRFVHNQLWISLSRYRTAKGNGRIVDKSLEFEQVDRERNWDDQILFNSILFYLGSRHLPGASNLPMWRTDGVILTILLHAGPVEFLYYWFHRALHHHFLYSRYHSHHHSSIVTEPITSVIHPFAEHIAYFILFAIPMLTTLFTGTTSVAVYAGYLTYIDFMNNMGHCNFELIPNWLFTIFPPLKYFMYTPSYHSLHHTQFRTNYSLFMPIYDYMYGTMDKSNDSLYDTSLKRGEELPDVLHLTHLTTPESIYYLPLGFVSLASRPHTRTWYLWLMWPLTLWSMMITWIYGRTFVVERHRFHEFRLQTWAIPKYTLQYFMKWQSEAINGLIEEAILDAEEKGVKVLSLGLLNQGEELNRYGGLYVQRHPHLKIKVVDGSSLVVAVILNSIPKGTTQVVLRGNLTKVAYAIAHALSQKGIQIATLHQAEHLKLTKSLNGTESNLIVAKSYAQKIWLVGDGLTEKEQMRAPKGTLFVPFSQFPPKKLRKDCFYHYTPAMKTPASLENVHSCENWLPRRVMSAWRVAGIVHALEGWKEHECGYTMSNSDKVWQASLVHGFQPLTISTSHTKN, encoded by the exons atGGCTACTACTCCCGGAATTCTCACTGAATGGCCATGGACTCCTCTTGGAAGCTTTAAG CATGTGGTCGTGGCTCCTTGGATCATTCACGGTACATACTCGTATTTTGCTAACGATGAGGAAGATAAAGATCTATCTTATTTCCTCATATTTCCACTTATTCTGTGGAGGTTTGTCCACAACCAGTTATGGATCTCTCTTTCTCGATATCGGACGGCCAAGGGCAACGGCCGGATTGTTGACAAGAGCCTCGAATTCGAACAAGTCGACAGAGAAAGAAACTG GGATGATCAAATATTGTTCAACTCAATTCTATTCTACCTAGGGAGCAGGCACTTGCCAGGGGCTTCAAACCTGCCAATGTGGAGGACAGATGGAGTTATTCTAACAATTCTGCTTCATGCTGGTCCGGTGGAGTTTCTCTACTACTGGTTCCACAGAGCACTTCACCACCATTTCCTATACTCTCGCTACCACTCTCATCACCATTCCTCCATTGTCACTGAGCCAATCACTT CTGTGATTCACCCATTTGCGGAGCACATCGCATATTTCATACTCTTTGCTATACCAATGTTGACAACTCTATTCACCGGAACAACTTCTGTCGCAGTCTATGCTGGTTATTTAACTTATATTGACTTCATGAACAACATGGGACATTGCAATTTTGAGCTCATTCCAAATTGGCTCTTCACCATTTTCCCCCCTCTCAAGTATTTCATGTACACTCCATC GTACCATTCTTTGCACCACACACAATTTAGGACCAATTACTCTCTCTTCATGCCAATCTACGACTACATGTATGGCACCATGGACAAATCAAACGATTCCCTCTATGATACTTCACTCAAGCGAGGGGAGGAATTGCCAGATGTCCTCCATCTAACCCATCTAACAACGCCCGAGTCCATATATTATCTACCGCTAGGATTTGTTTCCTTGGCCTCTAGGCCCCACACAAGGACGTGGTACTTGTGGTTGATGTGGCCTCTCACATTGTGGTCCATGATGATAACTTGGATCTATGGCCGTACTTTTGTCGTTGAAAGGCACCGCTTTCACGAGTTCAGATTACAGACTTGGGCTATTCCAAAGTACACTTTGCAA TACTTTATGAAATGGCAAAGTGAAGCTATCAATGGCTTGATTGAGGAAGCCATACTTGATGCAGAGGAAAAAGGTGTCAAAGTTTTGAGCCTAGGTCTTTTaaatcag GGTGAAGAGTTGAATAGGTATGGCGGTCTCTATGTTCAAAGGCATCCACATCTCAAAATCAAGGTGGTGGATGGAAGTAGTTTAGTTGTGGCTGTAATCCTAAACAGCATTCCAAAAGGGACAACTCAAGTCGTTCTTAGAGGCAAtctcacaaaggttgcttatgcCATTGCCCATGCTTTGAGCCAGAAGGGTATCCAG ATAGCTACATTACACCAGGCTGAACATTTGAAACTCACCAAATCATTAAATGGCACTGAAAGTAACCTAATTGTTGCAAAAAGCTATGCACAAAAG ATATGGTTGGTGGGTGATGGATTGACCGAAAAAGAACAGATGCGTGCACCAAAAGGAACACTATTTGTTCCCTTCTCACAATTCCCACCCAAAAAATTGCGCAAGGACTGCTTCTATCACTACACTCCAGCAATGAAGACTCCCGCATCTCTTGAGAATGTTCACTCTTGCGAG AACTGGTTGCCAAGAAGGGTGATGAGTGCATGGCGAGTTGCGGGCATAGTGCATGCCTTGGAAGGTTGGAAGGAGCATGAGTGTGGTTACACCATGTCTAACAGCGACAAAGTTTGGCAAGCAAGTCTTGTGCATGGGTTTCAGCCTCTGACGATCAGTACCTCTCACACCAAAAATTAG